Proteins co-encoded in one Euleptes europaea isolate rEulEur1 chromosome 1, rEulEur1.hap1, whole genome shotgun sequence genomic window:
- the LOC130487892 gene encoding zinc finger protein 665-like: MASLVADVREMLSEKELGRRVLEKDKDQQVEVKSGDQTVLKKDCRRKWKVKEKKMKELTHAGEKPYKCLVCGKCFSQNGSLTAHERIHTGQKPYKCLKCGKCFSHNGSLTAHENIHTGEKPYKCLECGKCFSHSCTLTRHQKIHTGEKPYKCLECGKCFSHNGTLTKHQNIHTGKRPYKCLECGKCFSQNNNLTTHQKTHTGEKPYKCLECGKCFSVNATLTIHQNIHTGKKPYKCLECGKCFSHNGTLTRHQKIHTGEKPYKCLECGKGFSNNSNLTRHQKIHTGKKPYKCLECGKCFSDNGSLTRHQKIHTGEKPYKCLECGKCFYRKSHLTQHQMIHTGKKPYKCLECGKCFSHNSLLTVHRKIHTGEKPYKGGVFAVFPAVPLEGLRQQYRAQPGGRQRRRGGQQR; encoded by the exons ATGGCCTCTTTGG TTGCAGATGTGAGGGAGATGCTGAGTGAAAAGGAATTAGGAAGGAGAGTTTTGGAAAAAGATAAAGATCAGCAGGTGGAAGTGAAATCTGGGGATCAAACAGTACTAAAGAAGGATTGCAGAAGGAAATGGAAAGTAAAAGAGAAGAAGATGAAGGAATTG ACTCacgcaggggagaagccatataaatgcttggtgtgtggaaagtgcttctctcagaatggtaGTCTAACTGCACATGAAAGGATTCATACAgggcagaagccatataaatgcttgaagtgtggaaagtgcttctctcataatGGTAGTCTAACTGCACATGAAAAT attcacacaggggagaagccatataaatgtttggagtgtggaaagtgcttctctcacagtTGCACCCTAAccagacatcaaaagattcatacaggagagaagccgtataaatgcttggagtgtggaaaatgcttctctcaTAATGGCACCCTAACCAAACATCAAAATATTCACACAGGGAAGaggccatataaatgcttggagtgtggaaagtgcttctctcagaataacAATCTAACTACTCATCAAAAgactcacactggggagaagccatataaatgcttggagtgtggaaagtgcttctctgtgAATGCCACCCTAaccatacatcaaaatattcacacagggaagaagccatataaatgcttggagtgtggaaagtgcttctctcacaatgGGACCCTAAccagacatcaaaagattcatacaggagagaagccgtataaatgcttggagtgtggaaagggcttctcTAATAATAGCAAcctaactagacatcaaaagattcacacagggaagaagccatataaatgtttggagtgtggaaagtgcttctctgataATGGCAGcctaactagacatcaaaagattcacacaggagagaagccgtataaatgcttggagtgtggaaagtgtttctaTAGGAAAAGCCACCTTACTCAACATCAAAtgattcacacagggaagaagccatataaatgcttagaatgtggaaagtgcttctctcacaataGCCTCCTTACTGTCCATCGaaagattcatacaggggagaagccatataaggGCGGTGTGTTCGCGGTCTTCCCTGCCGTCCCCCTCGAAGGCCTCCGCCAGCAGTACCGAGCCCAGCCCGGGGGGCGGCAGCGGCGACGGGGAGGCCAGCAGCGATaa